The following proteins are encoded in a genomic region of Cellulomonas sp. ES6:
- a CDS encoding leucyl aminopeptidase, producing the protein MPRVTLTSANPARQTADALVVAVASSPDGPRVVGADWLPVETATQVRELAGVLGITGAADEVRRLPATGPLAARTLVLTGLGAVDGAVPDVEALRRAAGAALRELTGVRTVAVALPAEDTVQVAAVAEGALLGAYAYTRYRTGGSADDAAPAAEVVVLTPRARDKSAAKAVARAEVLAAAVHGVRDLVNAAPNDLYPAAFADAAKAAVKDAGARSLKVTVLDEKALAAGGYGGILGVGQGSARPPRLVKVAYTPSRPAAKVALVGKGITFDSGGISIKPAAGMDAMKSDMAGAAAVLHTVLAAARLELPVAVTGWLCLAENMPSGTAQRPSDVLTIRGGKTVEVLNTDAEGRLVMADGLVAAVEEKPDVVLDIATLTGAQLVALGPRVSAVMGDDATRTEVVDAADAAGEAFWPMPLPADLRAGLKSKVADIANIGDRFGGMLTAGIFLQEFVGSTPWAHLDIAGPAFNEKAPFGYTPAGGTGVGLRTLLALIESRATR; encoded by the coding sequence GTGCCCCGAGTGACGTTGACCTCCGCGAACCCCGCCCGCCAGACCGCCGACGCCCTCGTCGTCGCCGTCGCCAGCTCCCCGGACGGCCCGCGGGTCGTCGGGGCGGACTGGCTGCCGGTCGAGACCGCGACGCAGGTGCGCGAGCTCGCCGGCGTGCTCGGCATCACGGGCGCCGCGGACGAGGTCCGCAGGCTGCCCGCCACGGGCCCGCTGGCCGCCCGCACCCTCGTGCTGACCGGCCTGGGCGCCGTCGACGGGGCCGTCCCCGACGTCGAGGCGCTGCGCCGCGCCGCCGGTGCCGCCCTGCGCGAGCTCACCGGGGTGCGCACCGTCGCCGTCGCCCTGCCCGCGGAGGACACGGTGCAGGTCGCCGCGGTCGCCGAGGGCGCGCTGCTCGGCGCGTACGCCTACACCCGCTACCGCACGGGCGGCTCCGCCGACGACGCGGCCCCCGCCGCCGAGGTCGTCGTGCTCACCCCGCGCGCCCGGGACAAGTCGGCCGCGAAGGCCGTCGCCCGCGCGGAGGTCCTCGCCGCCGCCGTCCACGGCGTCCGCGACCTGGTCAACGCCGCGCCGAACGACCTGTACCCCGCCGCCTTCGCGGACGCCGCCAAGGCCGCGGTCAAGGACGCCGGTGCCCGCTCGCTCAAGGTGACCGTGCTGGACGAGAAGGCGCTGGCCGCCGGCGGGTACGGCGGCATCCTGGGTGTCGGCCAGGGCTCGGCCCGCCCGCCGCGCCTGGTCAAGGTCGCGTACACGCCGTCCCGGCCGGCCGCGAAGGTCGCGCTCGTCGGCAAGGGCATCACGTTCGACTCGGGCGGCATCTCCATCAAGCCCGCCGCGGGCATGGACGCGATGAAGTCCGACATGGCCGGTGCCGCGGCGGTGCTGCACACGGTGCTGGCGGCGGCCCGGCTCGAGCTGCCGGTCGCCGTGACCGGCTGGCTGTGCCTGGCGGAGAACATGCCCTCGGGCACGGCGCAGCGGCCGTCCGACGTGCTGACCATCCGCGGCGGCAAGACCGTCGAGGTGCTGAACACCGACGCCGAGGGCCGCCTGGTCATGGCGGACGGCCTCGTCGCCGCCGTCGAGGAGAAGCCGGACGTCGTCCTGGACATCGCGACGCTCACCGGCGCGCAGCTCGTCGCCCTCGGCCCGCGCGTGTCCGCCGTCATGGGCGACGACGCCACGCGCACCGAGGTCGTGGACGCCGCGGACGCCGCCGGCGAGGCGTTCTGGCCGATGCCGCTGCCCGCCGACCTGCGCGCCGGCCTGAAGTCCAAGGTCGCGGACATCGCGAACATCGGGGACCGGTTCGGCGGCATGCTCACGGCCGGGATCTTCCTGCAGGAGTTCGTGGGCTCCACCCCGTGGGCGCACCTCGACATCGCGGGGCCGGCGTTCAACGAGAAGGCGCCGTTCGGCTACACGCCGGCCGGCGGCACCGGCGTGGGCCTCCGCACGCTCCTGGCCCTGATCGAGTCCCGCGCGACCCGCTGA
- a CDS encoding oxidoreductase, which yields MGLFSRLRRSRPAGPAPESAPTGRAAREETLEHLREFTRTRVGVEAYVEPQTNVTQTTIMLIATDGEWTRRRVPDARAAHELARSLGLPVYDVQRTGYPQRMRDWNSRQRIARERAAQERAARRATDPT from the coding sequence ATGGGTCTGTTCTCCCGCCTGCGCCGATCGCGCCCCGCCGGCCCCGCGCCCGAGTCCGCGCCCACCGGCCGCGCCGCCCGCGAGGAGACCCTCGAGCACCTGCGCGAGTTCACCCGCACCCGCGTCGGCGTCGAGGCGTACGTCGAGCCGCAGACCAACGTCACCCAGACGACGATCATGCTCATCGCCACCGACGGCGAGTGGACGCGGCGCCGGGTGCCCGACGCGCGCGCCGCCCACGAGCTGGCGCGCTCGCTCGGCCTGCCCGTCTACGACGTCCAGCGCACCGGCTACCCGCAGCGGATGCGCGACTGGAACAGCCGGCAGCGCATCGCGCGCGAGCGAGCGGCGCAGGAGCGCGCGGCCCGCCGCGCCACCGACCCCACCTGA
- the lpdA gene encoding dihydrolipoyl dehydrogenase, translated as MSDTTGSAFDIVVLGGGSGGYAAALRGAQLGMSVALIEADKVGGTCLHKGCIPTKALLHAAELADNAREGSHFGVHTQLTGIDMNGVNEYKASVIGRLYKGLQGLIKSRKITVIEGYGKLVAQDTVEVDGQRVTGRHIVLGTGSYARSLPGLEIGGRVITSDQALQLDWVPKSAIILGGGVIGSEFASVWKSFGADVTIIEALPHLVPNEDEALSKAFERAFRKRGIAFNLGVRFSGVTQDDNGVHVSLEDGKTFDADLLLVAVGRGPSTSGLGYEEQGITLDRGFVITDERLHTGVGSIYAVGDIVPGLQLAHRGFAQGIFVAEEIAGLNPQPIVESGIPRVTYSDPEVASVGLTEAKAKEVHGADAVETLEYNLGGNGKSQILGTTGFVKLVRQKDGPVVGVHMIGARVGELIGEGQLIVNWDAYPEDVAALVHAHPTQNEALGEAHLALAGKPLHAHN; from the coding sequence GTGTCCGACACGACCGGGTCCGCTTTCGACATCGTCGTCCTGGGCGGAGGGAGCGGCGGCTACGCGGCTGCGCTCCGCGGCGCCCAGCTCGGCATGAGCGTCGCCCTCATCGAGGCCGACAAGGTCGGCGGCACCTGCCTGCACAAGGGGTGCATCCCCACCAAGGCCCTGCTGCACGCGGCCGAGCTCGCGGACAACGCCCGCGAGGGCTCGCACTTCGGCGTCCACACGCAGCTCACGGGCATCGACATGAACGGCGTCAACGAGTACAAGGCGTCGGTGATCGGCCGCCTGTACAAGGGCCTGCAGGGCCTCATCAAGTCGCGCAAGATCACCGTGATCGAGGGCTACGGCAAGCTCGTCGCGCAGGACACCGTCGAGGTGGACGGCCAGCGCGTCACGGGCCGGCACATCGTGCTCGGCACCGGGTCGTACGCGCGGTCGCTGCCCGGGCTGGAGATCGGCGGGCGCGTCATCACGTCCGACCAGGCCCTGCAGCTCGACTGGGTGCCGAAGTCCGCGATCATCCTCGGCGGCGGCGTCATCGGCTCGGAGTTCGCGAGCGTCTGGAAGTCGTTCGGCGCGGACGTCACGATCATCGAGGCGCTCCCCCACCTGGTCCCCAACGAGGACGAGGCGCTGTCGAAGGCGTTCGAGCGGGCGTTCCGCAAGCGCGGCATCGCCTTCAACCTGGGCGTCCGGTTCTCCGGCGTCACGCAGGACGACAACGGCGTGCACGTCTCGCTGGAGGACGGCAAGACGTTCGACGCGGACCTGCTGCTGGTCGCGGTGGGCCGTGGCCCGTCGACGTCCGGCCTCGGCTACGAGGAGCAGGGCATCACGCTGGACCGCGGCTTCGTCATCACCGACGAGCGCCTGCACACCGGCGTCGGCAGCATCTACGCGGTCGGCGACATCGTGCCGGGCCTGCAGCTCGCGCACCGCGGGTTCGCCCAGGGCATCTTCGTGGCCGAGGAGATCGCGGGCCTGAACCCGCAGCCGATCGTCGAGTCCGGCATCCCGCGCGTGACGTACTCCGACCCGGAGGTCGCGTCCGTCGGCCTGACCGAGGCGAAGGCCAAGGAGGTCCACGGGGCCGACGCCGTCGAGACCCTCGAGTACAACCTGGGCGGCAACGGCAAGAGCCAGATCCTCGGGACCACGGGCTTCGTCAAGCTCGTGCGGCAGAAGGACGGCCCGGTCGTCGGCGTCCACATGATCGGCGCCCGCGTCGGCGAGCTGATCGGCGAGGGCCAGCTCATCGTCAACTGGGACGCCTACCCCGAGGACGTCGCGGCGCTCGTGCACGCCCACCCGACGCAGAACGAGGCTCTCGGCGAGGCGCACCTGGCGCTCGCCGGCAAGCCGCTGCACGCCCACAACTGA
- the sucB gene encoding 2-oxoglutarate dehydrogenase, E2 component, dihydrolipoamide succinyltransferase, giving the protein MSDNVQLPALGESVTEGTVTRWLKNVGDRVEVDEPLLEISTDKVDTEVPSPFAGVLEQILVQEDETAEVGAVLAVIGDGSGAGGDSAPAEAAPAQEETPAPAEQTTQGEGYGDPTPEAEAAAPAAQEQAAPAAAAQDGDGQQVTLPALGESVTEGTVTRWLKQVGDTVEVDEPLLEISTDKVDTEVPSPFAGTLQQILVGEDETAQVGAPLAVIGSGSAPTASASAPAQDGAAQASAPAATEAAPQVAAPEKAPAPTPAPVPAPTQSAPAQPAPAPAAPAQAQGSYLTPLVRKLAAEKGVDVATLTGTGVGGRIRKEDVLEAAAKAEEAARAAAAPQAPAAPSAPSAPAAPAKPVEPSPLRGTTEKASRLRQVIAERMVEALHSQAQLTTVVEVDVTKVARLRAKAKDSFKAREGVNLTFLPFFVQAAVEALKVHPKINGVLEGKEITYHGTENVGIAVDTERGLVVPVIRDAGDLNLAGIARKISDLAGRTRANKVTPDELSGATFTVTNTGSGGALFDTPIVPGGTSAILGTGTIVKRPVVTTDEDGAEVIAIRSMCYLALSYDHRLVDGADASRYLMTVKQRIEEGAFEAEVGL; this is encoded by the coding sequence ATGTCCGACAACGTGCAGCTTCCCGCCCTCGGCGAGTCCGTCACCGAGGGCACCGTCACCCGCTGGCTCAAGAACGTGGGCGACCGCGTCGAGGTCGACGAGCCCCTGCTGGAGATCTCGACCGACAAGGTGGACACCGAGGTCCCCTCGCCGTTCGCCGGCGTCCTCGAGCAGATCCTCGTCCAGGAGGACGAGACCGCCGAGGTCGGCGCGGTCCTCGCGGTGATCGGCGACGGGTCCGGCGCGGGCGGTGACTCGGCCCCGGCCGAGGCCGCCCCGGCGCAGGAGGAGACCCCGGCGCCCGCCGAGCAGACCACGCAGGGCGAGGGCTACGGCGACCCGACCCCCGAGGCCGAGGCAGCCGCGCCCGCCGCGCAGGAGCAGGCCGCACCGGCCGCCGCCGCGCAGGACGGCGACGGCCAGCAGGTCACGCTCCCCGCGCTCGGCGAGTCCGTCACCGAGGGCACCGTGACCCGCTGGCTGAAGCAGGTCGGCGACACCGTCGAGGTCGACGAGCCGCTGCTCGAGATCTCGACGGACAAGGTCGACACCGAGGTGCCGTCGCCGTTCGCCGGCACGCTGCAGCAGATCCTGGTCGGCGAGGACGAGACCGCCCAGGTCGGCGCCCCGCTCGCCGTGATCGGATCGGGCTCGGCCCCGACGGCCTCGGCCTCGGCCCCGGCGCAGGACGGCGCCGCCCAGGCGTCCGCCCCCGCGGCGACCGAGGCCGCGCCGCAGGTCGCCGCGCCGGAGAAGGCCCCCGCGCCGACCCCGGCCCCGGTGCCCGCCCCGACGCAGTCGGCGCCCGCCCAGCCCGCGCCGGCCCCGGCCGCCCCCGCGCAGGCCCAGGGCTCGTACCTCACGCCGCTGGTCCGCAAGCTGGCCGCCGAGAAGGGCGTCGACGTCGCGACGCTGACCGGCACCGGCGTGGGCGGGCGCATCCGCAAGGAGGACGTGCTGGAGGCCGCCGCGAAGGCGGAGGAGGCCGCCCGCGCCGCCGCCGCCCCGCAGGCCCCCGCCGCGCCGTCGGCCCCGTCCGCCCCGGCGGCCCCGGCCAAGCCGGTCGAGCCGTCCCCGCTGCGCGGCACCACCGAGAAGGCCAGCCGCCTGCGGCAGGTCATCGCGGAGCGCATGGTCGAGGCCCTGCACAGCCAGGCGCAGCTGACGACCGTCGTCGAGGTCGACGTCACCAAGGTGGCGCGGCTCCGCGCGAAGGCGAAGGACTCCTTCAAGGCCCGCGAGGGCGTCAACCTCACGTTCCTGCCGTTCTTCGTGCAGGCCGCCGTCGAGGCGCTCAAGGTGCACCCGAAGATCAACGGCGTGCTCGAGGGCAAGGAGATCACCTACCACGGCACGGAGAACGTGGGCATCGCGGTCGACACCGAGCGCGGCCTGGTCGTGCCCGTGATCCGCGACGCCGGCGACCTCAACCTGGCGGGCATCGCCCGGAAGATCTCCGACCTCGCCGGCCGCACCCGCGCGAACAAGGTCACCCCGGACGAGCTGTCCGGCGCGACCTTCACGGTGACCAACACCGGCTCGGGCGGCGCGCTGTTCGACACGCCGATCGTCCCGGGCGGCACGTCCGCGATCCTGGGCACCGGCACGATCGTCAAGCGGCCCGTCGTCACGACCGACGAGGACGGCGCCGAGGTCATCGCGATCCGGTCCATGTGCTACCTCGCGCTGTCGTACGACCACCGCCTGGTGGACGGCGCGGACGCCTCGCGGTACCTGATGACCGTGAAGCAGCGGATCGAGGAGGGCGCGTTCGAGGCGGAGGTCGGCCTCTGA
- a CDS encoding glucoamylase family protein yields the protein MTEQRPPDPRPSTPPVPDHPAPPAPPAHPGRARRPRGRALAAGVAALGLGLAATLAGTATAPVARADAAPAAAPVPAAVDDALLRTWLADTYTSLDAMTAPATGLVADNIESSLDPATASAYTSPTNIGGYLWSTVVARDLGLLDAEDAYQRMSTTLATLGTMDRHDESGMFYNWYDPATGDRVDTWPDDGAVVEHFLSSVDNGWLAAALRVVASAEPRLADDATALYDSMHFGVYYNPDGRPDLGVGLIRGGFWDEEPSGCSVPGNYQGGTTVYYTCHHYDTTVSETRIALYLGIADGEIPPEAYWGTYRTFPSTCDWSWQEQRPSGVTRTYDGVDVYEGVYHDGDTALVPGWGGSMFEALMPDMLVPESEWAPRSWGVNHPLVVQAQKRHGLDVAGYGYWGFSPASNPHGGYAEYGVDSLGLRSDGYLSDGTTDVDLGFHGCREATNPAPEFGDGVVTPHAAFLGLEYDPEGVVENLTRLASDFDVYGPGGFADAVAVRSGTVAQRHLSLDQAMIVAAIGNYLGDGLLRDHVVGPDMTERLRPVLAAEVFSSAAAPVTPVVADPAPGSTVARIERLAGTGEPGAHLTVAGPDGAAWCTADVDADGAWACDVPAVTTPGEHTLAVSTTNDAGITVTGEAVTLRVPAAPAPAPGPQPGPDVPGVVEPGAEEPRDGADGGVSAEGPTTAGTPRDLATTGASLALPLGVALAALAGGTALLVARARRRA from the coding sequence ATGACTGAGCAGCGCCCGCCCGACCCGCGCCCCAGCACCCCGCCCGTACCCGACCACCCCGCACCGCCCGCACCGCCCGCACACCCCGGCCGCGCCCGCCGTCCCCGCGGTCGGGCGCTGGCCGCGGGCGTCGCCGCGCTCGGGCTCGGCCTCGCGGCCACCCTGGCCGGCACCGCCACGGCCCCGGTGGCCCGGGCGGACGCGGCACCGGCCGCCGCGCCCGTGCCCGCCGCCGTCGACGACGCGCTGCTGCGCACCTGGCTCGCCGACACCTACACCTCGCTCGACGCGATGACGGCTCCCGCCACCGGGCTCGTCGCGGACAACATCGAGAGCTCGCTCGACCCGGCGACCGCCAGCGCGTACACGTCGCCCACCAACATCGGCGGCTACCTGTGGTCGACCGTCGTCGCGCGCGACCTGGGCCTGCTCGACGCGGAGGACGCCTACCAGCGCATGTCGACGACCCTCGCGACGCTCGGCACGATGGACCGGCACGACGAGTCGGGCATGTTCTACAACTGGTACGACCCCGCCACGGGCGACCGGGTCGACACCTGGCCCGACGACGGCGCCGTCGTGGAGCACTTCCTGTCGTCGGTCGACAACGGCTGGCTCGCCGCGGCGCTGCGCGTGGTCGCGTCGGCGGAGCCCCGGCTCGCCGACGACGCCACCGCGCTCTACGACTCGATGCACTTCGGCGTCTACTACAACCCGGACGGCCGGCCGGACCTCGGCGTCGGGCTGATCCGCGGGGGGTTCTGGGACGAGGAGCCGTCGGGCTGCTCGGTCCCCGGGAACTACCAGGGCGGCACGACCGTCTACTACACCTGCCACCACTACGACACGACGGTGTCCGAGACCCGCATCGCGCTGTACCTCGGCATCGCGGACGGGGAGATCCCGCCGGAGGCCTACTGGGGCACCTACCGGACCTTCCCGTCGACGTGCGACTGGTCCTGGCAGGAGCAGCGGCCCAGCGGCGTGACGCGCACCTACGACGGCGTCGACGTCTACGAGGGCGTCTACCACGACGGCGACACGGCGCTCGTCCCCGGCTGGGGCGGCTCGATGTTCGAGGCGCTGATGCCGGACATGCTGGTGCCGGAGTCCGAGTGGGCACCGCGGTCCTGGGGCGTGAACCACCCGCTGGTCGTCCAGGCGCAGAAGCGGCACGGGCTCGACGTGGCCGGCTACGGCTACTGGGGCTTCTCCCCCGCCAGCAACCCGCACGGCGGCTACGCCGAGTACGGCGTCGACTCCCTCGGCCTGCGGTCCGACGGCTACCTGTCGGACGGCACGACGGACGTCGACCTCGGGTTCCACGGCTGCCGCGAGGCGACGAACCCCGCACCCGAGTTCGGCGACGGGGTCGTCACGCCGCACGCGGCGTTCCTGGGCCTCGAGTACGACCCGGAGGGCGTCGTGGAGAACCTCACGCGGCTGGCGTCCGACTTCGACGTCTACGGGCCCGGCGGGTTCGCGGACGCCGTGGCGGTGCGGTCCGGGACCGTGGCGCAGCGCCACCTCTCGCTCGACCAGGCGATGATCGTCGCGGCGATCGGCAACTACCTCGGCGACGGCCTGCTGCGCGACCACGTCGTCGGCCCGGACATGACCGAGCGGCTGCGTCCCGTGCTCGCCGCCGAGGTGTTCTCGTCGGCGGCGGCGCCCGTCACCCCGGTCGTCGCGGACCCGGCGCCGGGCTCGACCGTCGCGCGCATCGAGCGCCTGGCCGGCACCGGCGAGCCCGGTGCGCACCTGACGGTCGCCGGGCCGGACGGCGCCGCGTGGTGCACGGCGGACGTCGACGCCGACGGCGCGTGGGCGTGCGACGTCCCCGCGGTCACGACCCCCGGCGAGCACACGCTCGCGGTCTCGACGACCAACGACGCCGGGATCACGGTGACCGGCGAGGCCGTGACGCTACGCGTCCCCGCGGCGCCCGCGCCCGCGCCGGGGCCGCAGCCCGGCCCGGACGTGCCCGGCGTCGTGGAGCCCGGGGCCGAGGAGCCCCGGGACGGCGCCGACGGCGGCGTGTCCGCCGAGGGGCCGACCACGGCAGGGACGCCGCGCGACCTCGCGACCACCGGGGCGTCGCTCGCGCTGCCGCTGGGCGTCGCGCTCGCGGCGCTGGCCGGCGGGACGGCGCTCCTCGTCGCGCGGGCACGGCGCCGGGCCTGA
- a CDS encoding LacI family DNA-binding transcriptional regulator: MEAAARPTAGTPAPGPARAAGPPPLAVVAAEAGVSVPTVSKVLNSRRDVAEATRARVAEALARHGYTVRPSGSRRTGLIDLRVVDLDSTWAEAVVRGAAQAASRLGSDLVVTVDPDAQACGAWVRHALDRGTDGLVSVVGVPDAASRAELARAQVPVVVVDPRTRCDPDVLVVGATNFRGGLDATAHLVGLGHRRIATITGPLEQDNAVARLAGYRTALIQAGIGGDDDLVRTGDYSVDGGFRAANLLLELDDPPTAVVAGSDDTALGVLRAAREHGLRVPDDLAVTGFDDLPVAAWLDPALTTVRQPLAEMGDAAVSLVHRAREGQRGPAHLELATTLVVRSSTAPPR; this comes from the coding sequence ATGGAGGCCGCCGCCCGACCGACCGCCGGCACGCCCGCGCCCGGGCCCGCGCGTGCCGCCGGCCCGCCGCCGCTCGCCGTGGTGGCCGCCGAGGCCGGCGTGTCCGTGCCGACCGTGTCGAAGGTGCTGAACTCGCGCCGCGACGTCGCGGAGGCGACCCGGGCGCGGGTCGCGGAGGCCCTGGCCCGGCACGGGTACACGGTCCGTCCGTCGGGCAGCCGCCGCACCGGGCTGATCGACCTGCGCGTGGTCGACCTCGACTCGACGTGGGCGGAGGCGGTGGTCCGGGGCGCGGCGCAGGCGGCGTCGCGGCTGGGCTCGGACCTCGTCGTGACGGTCGACCCGGATGCGCAGGCCTGCGGTGCGTGGGTGCGGCACGCGCTCGACCGCGGCACCGACGGCCTGGTCAGCGTGGTGGGGGTGCCGGACGCGGCGTCGCGGGCGGAGCTCGCCCGGGCGCAGGTCCCCGTGGTGGTCGTCGACCCGCGCACGCGCTGCGACCCGGACGTGCTGGTGGTCGGGGCGACGAACTTCCGGGGCGGGCTGGACGCGACGGCGCACCTGGTCGGCCTCGGGCACCGGCGCATCGCCACCATCACCGGCCCGCTGGAGCAGGACAACGCGGTCGCGCGGCTGGCGGGGTACCGGACCGCCCTGATCCAGGCGGGCATCGGCGGCGACGACGACCTGGTGCGCACCGGCGACTACTCGGTGGACGGCGGCTTCCGGGCGGCGAACCTGCTCCTGGAGCTCGACGACCCGCCGACGGCCGTCGTGGCCGGCAGCGACGACACCGCGCTCGGCGTGCTGCGCGCCGCACGGGAGCACGGGCTGCGGGTGCCGGACGACCTCGCGGTGACCGGCTTTGACGACCTGCCGGTGGCGGCGTGGCTGGACCCTGCGCTCACCACCGTGCGGCAGCCGCTGGCGGAGATGGGGGACGCCGCCGTGAGCCTCGTCCACCGCGCCCGGGAGGGGCAGCGGGGCCCGGCGCACCTGGAGCTGGCCACGACGCTGGTGGTGCGGTCCTCGACGGCACCGCCGCGCTGA
- a CDS encoding TIGR01777 family oxidoreductase gives MIVVVAGSSGLIGTALVARLTAEGHQVRRLVRRPARTPDERTWDPDAGVLPPEALAGADAVVNLAGAGVGDKRLTADRKRVVLESRTRGTGLIASTLAGLDSPPRVLLQGSATGAYGDRGDDVVTEDEPYGDTFLAGVVRRWEAAAAPAVEHPDVRVAFLRTGIVLSARGGALGRLLPLVRLGLGGPLGSGRQYWSWITLEDEVRAVLHLLDAPVSGPVNLVAQPATQVEVVRALAARLHRPAVLPVPAWALRVALGEFSQEILGSLRAVPDALTAAGFVHRHPTPEAAAAALLP, from the coding sequence ATGATCGTCGTGGTGGCGGGCTCGAGCGGGCTGATCGGGACGGCGCTGGTCGCGCGGCTGACGGCGGAGGGGCACCAGGTGCGACGCCTCGTGCGGCGCCCCGCGCGGACCCCGGACGAGCGCACCTGGGACCCGGACGCCGGCGTGCTCCCGCCGGAGGCCCTGGCGGGTGCGGACGCGGTCGTGAACCTCGCCGGCGCCGGCGTCGGCGACAAGCGGCTCACCGCCGACCGCAAGCGCGTCGTGCTGGAGTCCCGGACCCGCGGCACGGGCCTCATCGCGTCGACGCTCGCCGGCCTGGACTCCCCGCCCCGCGTGCTGCTCCAGGGGTCGGCCACCGGCGCGTACGGCGACCGGGGCGACGACGTCGTCACGGAGGACGAGCCGTACGGCGACACGTTCCTGGCGGGCGTCGTCCGGCGGTGGGAGGCCGCCGCCGCGCCCGCTGTCGAGCACCCGGACGTGCGGGTGGCCTTCCTGCGGACCGGCATCGTGCTGTCGGCGCGGGGCGGGGCGCTCGGCCGCCTGCTGCCGCTAGTGCGTCTCGGGCTCGGGGGCCCGCTCGGCAGCGGCCGGCAGTACTGGAGCTGGATCACCCTGGAGGACGAGGTGCGTGCCGTCCTGCACCTGCTCGACGCGCCGGTGTCCGGGCCGGTCAACCTCGTCGCGCAGCCGGCGACGCAGGTCGAGGTCGTGCGTGCGCTCGCCGCACGCCTGCACCGGCCCGCCGTCCTGCCCGTCCCCGCGTGGGCGCTGCGGGTGGCGCTCGGGGAGTTCTCGCAGGAGATCCTCGGGTCGCTGCGCGCCGTCCCCGACGCGCTGACCGCGGCCGGCTTCGTCCACCGGCACCCCACCCCGGAGGCCGCGGCGGCGGCGCTGCTCCCCTGA
- a CDS encoding Gfo/Idh/MocA family oxidoreductase: protein MTDALRVGLVGYGSAGRGIHARLLRDVGAQVVRVVSRNPARATAAERDWPGVAVDADVPALLAHADALDVVVVASPTGDHVEHVRLALAAGLPVVVDKPLAPTADEAAELARLGAEAGDRLTVFQNRRWDPEQLTLRALLDAGELGRVHRFERRWERWRPVPQDRWKENDTRAGGLLLDLGAHLVDSAVQLFGPVASVHAELRSLTTPATDDVFLALTHAARPDGTAVISHLQAGGLVGAPGPRTRVLGDRAAYLVTSFEGEATPFSGLDDEVGGEHEGWLVHGDERVPVRRAPGGHADFYRAVEAWVRGAGPVPVDPADAVVTARVLDAARVAADEERVVRLDG, encoded by the coding sequence ATGACGGACGCGCTGCGGGTGGGACTGGTCGGCTACGGCTCGGCGGGGCGGGGGATCCACGCGCGCCTGCTGCGGGACGTCGGCGCGCAGGTGGTCCGGGTGGTCAGCCGCAACCCGGCGCGTGCCACCGCCGCGGAGCGGGACTGGCCGGGTGTCGCCGTCGACGCGGACGTGCCGGCGCTGCTCGCGCACGCCGACGCGCTGGACGTCGTCGTGGTGGCGAGCCCGACCGGCGACCACGTCGAGCACGTCCGCCTCGCGCTGGCCGCCGGGCTGCCGGTGGTCGTCGACAAGCCGCTGGCCCCCACCGCCGACGAGGCCGCCGAGCTCGCGCGCCTCGGGGCGGAGGCGGGCGACCGGCTGACCGTGTTCCAGAACCGGCGATGGGACCCGGAGCAGCTCACGCTGCGGGCCCTGCTGGACGCGGGGGAGCTCGGGCGGGTGCACCGGTTCGAGCGGCGGTGGGAGCGGTGGCGCCCCGTCCCGCAGGACCGCTGGAAGGAGAACGACACGCGCGCCGGGGGGCTCCTGCTCGACCTCGGCGCCCACCTGGTCGACTCGGCGGTCCAGCTCTTCGGACCCGTGGCGTCGGTGCACGCCGAGCTCCGCAGCCTCACGACGCCGGCGACCGACGACGTGTTCCTCGCGCTCACGCACGCCGCCCGGCCGGACGGCACCGCGGTCATCAGCCACCTGCAGGCCGGTGGTCTCGTCGGCGCGCCCGGTCCCCGCACGCGCGTGCTGGGCGACCGCGCGGCGTACCTCGTCACCAGCTTCGAGGGGGAGGCCACGCCGTTCTCCGGGCTCGACGACGAGGTGGGCGGTGAGCACGAGGGCTGGCTGGTGCACGGCGACGAGCGCGTCCCCGTCCGCCGGGCCCCCGGAGGGCACGCGGACTTCTACCGCGCGGTCGAGGCGTGGGTGCGCGGCGCCGGGCCCGTCCCCGTCGACCCCGCGGACGCCGTCGTCACCGCGCGGGTGCTGGACGCCGCCCGGGTCGCCGCGGACGAGGAGCGGGTCGTCCGGCTGGACGGCTGA